The following are encoded together in the Lactuca sativa cultivar Salinas chromosome 1, Lsat_Salinas_v11, whole genome shotgun sequence genome:
- the LOC111876263 gene encoding CRAL-TRIO domain-containing protein C23B6.04c yields MSIFRRRGSSHQQLEQEHPELQSDSKVNELKAAIGPLSGRNLLYCTDACLRRYLEARNWNVDKAKKMLEETLAWRSTYKPEEIRWHEVAMEGETGKLFRANFHDRVGRTVLILKPGLQNTKSMENQIKHLVYLMENAMLNLPEGQEEMAWLIDFTGWSFTTNVPVRTARDTINILQDHYPQRLAVAFLYTPPRIFEAFWKIVKYFMDPKTFQKVKFVYPKNKESVELMRSYFDMDNLPTEFGGKATMKYDHEDFSRLMAQDDVKAAKFWGFDEKTGSMSSSHAVGATVAPEPALA; encoded by the exons ATGTCCATCTTTCGTCGACGTGGATCTTCTCACCAACAGCTAGAGCAGGAGCACCCTGAACTACAATCCGACTCCAAG GTCAATGAGCTTAAAGCTGCTATTGGACCACTTTCAGGGAGAAACTTACTGTATTGCACTGATGCATGCTTGAGAAGATATTTGGAAGCTAGGAATTGGAATGTAGACAAAGCAAAAAAGATGTTGGAAGAAACACTTGCCTGGAGATCAACCTATAAACCTGAAGAAATCCGTTGG CATGAAGTCGCAATGGAGGGTGAAACAGGAAAATTATTCAGAGCAAATTTTCATGACCGAGTTGGAAGAACTGTTCTGATATTAAAACCAGGACTTCAG AATACAAAATCAATGGAGAACCAGATCAAACATCTTGTATACCTGATGGAAAACGCGATGCTTAATCTTCCGGAAGGTCAGGAAGAAATGGCATGGTTGATTGACTTTACCGGGTGGTCATTTACCACTAATGTTCCGGTTAGAACCGCTAGAGACACCATCAATATATTACAAGACCATTATCCTCAAAGGCTAGCCGTCGCTTTTTTGTACACCCCTCCCCGCATTTTTGAAGCTTTTTGGAAG ATTGTTAAGTATTTCATGGATCCGAAAACATTCCAGAAGGTGAAATTTGTGTACCCAAAGAACAAAGAGAGTGTGGAGCTGATGAGATCGTATTTTGATATGGATAACCTCCCGACTGAGTTTGGTGGAAAGGCAACCATGAAGTATGACCATGAAGATTTTTCAAGGTTAATGGCTCAAGATGATGTCAAAGCTGCTAAATTTTGGGGTTTTGATGAAAAGACCGGTTCTATGTCTTCAAGCCATGCTGTTGGAGCCACGGTTGCTCCAGAGCCCGCTTTGGCTTAG
- the LOC111876262 gene encoding uncharacterized protein At1g01500: MENSNGTTTKNNLQIIKHPTYQPYTKPLLAWFDIRVFYVRISNFMVDGYTPEYLTLTHIPLDPDTILEVNNKRCTLDSTGSACRLRRNRVDKKFEEATFVSTDSIRLTGSVKFEVFDGDDLILSGVLEMCKNENGKLKNNDVERWSMKCESMVSGGSRVLKGKQIAGSDSMPPMIEVYVAGSFVGQPVILTKTLQISVRRKQGRKGALDPIPEGEATESRKDVPDRLSLQESEYGPYKSENEYEYENENSLHWNQTEYMEGEDGELTWFNAGVRVGVGLGLGICLGVGIGVGLLVRTYQSTTRNFRRRLL, from the exons ATGGAAAACTCAAATGGAACAACAACGAAGAACAATCTTCAAATCATCAAGCATCCTACATACCAACCATACACTAAACCACTATTAGCTTGGTTTGATATCCGCGTATTCTATGTCCGAATTAGTAATTTCATGGTGGATGGATACACCCCCGAATACCTAACTCTTACCCATATACCATTAGACCCCGATACTATCCTTGAAGTCAATAACAAAAGATGCACCCTTGATTCAACCGGAAGTGCATGtcgtttaagaagaaaccgagtGGATAAAAAGTTTGAAGAGGCTACTTTTGTGAGCACGGATAGTATTCGGTTGACTGGAAGTGTTAAATTTGAGGTTTTTGATGGGGATGATCTTATTCTTTCTGGGGTTTTGGAGATGTGTAAAAATGAGAATGGTAAATTGAAGAATAATGATGTTGAAAGATGGAGTATGAAATGTGAATCCATGGTTAGTGGTGGTAGTCGGGTTTTGAAAGGGAAACAAATTGCGGGTTCGGATTCTATGCCACCCATGATTGAAGTTTATGTTGCGGGATCTTTTGTTGGTCAACCGGTTATTTTGACCAAGACTTTGCAGATTAGTGTTAGAAGGAAGCAAGGTAGAAAAGGAGCCTTGGATCCGATTCCGGAGGGTGAGGCAACGGAATCAAGGAAGGATGTTCCGGATAGACTTAGTCTTCAG GAATCGGAATATGGACCTTACAAGAGTGAAAATGAGTACGAATATGAAAACGAAAACAGCCTTCATTGGAACCAAACAGAGTACATGGAAGGTGAAGATGGAGAACTCACGTGGTTCAATGCCGGTGTGAGGGTTGGAGTTGGCTTAGGCCTCGGCATTTGCCTCGGGGTTGGAATCGGAGTTGGGCTTCTAGTTCGTACGTATCAATCTACCACCCGAAACTTCAGAAGGCGGCTTTTGTAG
- the LOC111876260 gene encoding S-adenosyl-L-methionine-dependent tRNA 4-demethylwyosine synthase, translating to MSSTAATASISTTSLTTHLTILAFLSATTVYCFYKSSRLRHLKLSSPSTNPNLSSATRKGKLFFISQTGTSRTLAQRLFNLLTSNNLPFELVDPNVYEPEDLHQENLVLIIASTWEDGNPPSNGVFLSNWLSESAEDFRVGSLLLSKCKFAVFGVGSRAYGDNFNAVGRGLSTKMRSLGASEILPLCEGDVDEGELDKAFGIWSKEVIKVLKAGELRGNGNDLIEENGYEMIDGSDYEDDDDDYEDEDEENGMESDIVDLEDIAGKAPSKKDMGAITSNGKKNGQKEMVTPVIRASLKKQGYKIIGSHSGVKICRWTKSQLRGRGGCYKHSFYGIESHRCMEATPSLACANKCVFCWRHHTNPVGKSWQWKMDDPLMIVNSALEEHKKMIKQMKGVPGVTAERLSEGLLPRHCALSLVGEPIMYPEINSLVDELHKRRISTFLVTNAQFPEKIVSLKPITQLYVSVDAATKDSMKAIDRPLFGDFWERFGDSLKALKDKQQRTVYRLTLVKGWNTEDVDAYSSLFGIGNPDFVEIKGVTYCGTSATSKLTMENVPWHADVKAFSEALAEKSNGDYEIACEHVHSCCVLLAKVDKFKINGQWHTWIDYDKFHDLVASGEPFGSNDYMAPTPSWTVYGANEGGFDPDQLRYKKERNHKSTR from the exons ATGTCCTCCACTGCCGCCACTGCCAGTATATCCACAACGTCTCTCACAACACATCTCACTATTCTCGCTTTCCTTTCCGCCACCACCGTCTACTGCTTCTATAAATCCAGCCGCCTCCGCCACCTTAAACTATCCTCCCCCTCCACAAACCCTAATCTCTCTTCTGCTACTCGAAAAGGAAAACTATTCTTTATCTCTCAAACAGGCACCTCTAGGACTCTAGCTCAACGTCTCTTCAACCTATTGACCTCAAATAACCTCCCATTTGAACTTGTTGACCCAAACGTCTATGAGCCCGAAGACCTCCATCAAGAAAACCTAGTTTTGATCATTGCATCGACATGGGAAGACGGAAATCCTCCATCCAACGGCGTTTTCTTGTCGAATTGGTTGTCGGAGAGCGCTGAGGACTTCAGAGTGGGGTCACTGTTGCTTAGCAAGTGCAAATTTGCTGTATTTGGGGTTGGCAGCCGAGCTTATGGAGATAATTTTAATGCAGTCGGAAGAGGGTTATCAACGAAAATGCGATCTCTTGGAGCATCGGAGATTTTGCCTCTTTGTGAAGGGGATGTTGATGAGGGTGAATTAGATAAGGCCTTTGGTATTTGGAGTAAAGAAGTGATTAAAGTTTTAAAAGCAGGTGAATTGAGGGGAAATGGGAATGATTTAATTGAGGAAAATGGTTATGAGATGATCGATGGATCAGATtacgaagatgatgatgatgattacgaggatgaagatgaagaaaatgGGATGGAATCTGATATTGTTGATTTAGAAGATATTGCAGGCAAAGCACCTTCAAAGAAAGATATGGGAGCAATCACAAGTAATGGAAAAAAGAATGGGCAGAAAGAAATGGTAACTCCAGTGATCAGGGCTAGCTTGAAAAAGCAG GGTTATAAGATTATTGGTTCACATAGTGGTGTTAAAATATGTCGGTGGACTAAATCTCAACTCAGAGGACGTGGAGGTTGTTATAAGCACTCCTTTTATGGAATCGAGAGTCACAG GTGCATGGAAGCAACACCAAGTTTGGCATGTGCAAATAAATGTGTCTTCTGTTGGAGACATCACACTAACCCTGTTGGAAAAAGCTGGCAGTGGAAGATGGATGACCCTTTGATGATTGTGAATTCTGCCTTAGAAGAACATAAGAAAATGATAAAACAAATGAAAGGAGTTCCAG GTGTTACAGCAGAGCGCCTATCAGAGGGTTTGTTACCTAGGCATTGTGCCTTGTCACTTGTTGGGGAGCCTATTATGTATCCTGAGATCAATTCACTTGTGGATGAACTCCACAAAAGGCGAATTTCCACTTTTTTAGTGACAAATGCACAGTTTCCAGAAAAGATTGTGTCACTAAAACCCATCACACAGTTGTATGTTAGTGTAGATGCTGCAACAAAGGACAGCATGAAGGCAATCGATAGGCCACTTTTTGGGGACTTCTGGGAGCGCTTTGGT GATTCATTGAAAGCTTTGAAAGATAAGCAACAACGAACAGTGTATCGTTTGAcacttgttaaaggatggaacacAGAGGATGTGGATGCCTATTCTTCCCTCTTTGGCATTGGAAACCCTGATTTTGTTGAAATCAAAGGTGTTACCTATTGTGGAAC GTCAGCCACATCAAAGTTGACTATGGAAAACGTGCCATGGCATGCTGATGTGAAAGCTTTTTCTGAAGCCTTGGCTGAAAAAAGCAACGGGGATTATGAGATTGCTTGTGAGCATGTGCACTCGTGTTGTGTTCTTTTAGCAAAAGTGGATAAGTTCAAGATTAATGGTCAATGGCATACATGGATAGACTATGACAAGTTTCATGACTTG gTGGCATCGGGAGAACCTTTTGGTAGTAATGACTATATGGCCCCTACTCCATCTTGGACCGTTTATGGAGCCAATGAAGGCGGGTTTGACCCGGACCAGTTGCGATATAAGAAAGAGAGGAATCACAAATCCACCCGTTGA